Proteins from a genomic interval of Verrucomicrobiota bacterium:
- a CDS encoding phosphate--AMP phosphotransferase — protein sequence MLRNIDLSRKVAKPEYKALKAEADLKLAALQREIKALGIPVIVVFEGWSAAGKGTLINEMILPLDPRGFTVHSARGPTEEEEAFYPFLWRFWKRTPTRGRLAIFDRSWNRRVVTDRVEGKVKGKALRQAFEDIRLFERQLTDEGVIIVKCFLHISKGEQKRRFDALRANATTAWRVTKADLRQHECYGGYLEAAEDMLIETDADYAPWTVVEAHDRRFATLKIFSTVIDGLERGMAAWLRKAEPAPARPVAESSFTAKAFKASALDQVDLSLSLSPDEYDARVKDAQVMLRELEHEIYRRRVPVVIAYEGWDAAGKGGNIRRLTQNLDPRGYEVVPIAAPNDIEKAHHYLWRFWAQMPKAGHITIFDRTWYGRVLVERVEGFCTEAQWRRAYREINGMEQQLVHFGMVLLKFWLHIDPDEQLRRFQARQQLEHKQWKITDEDWRNREKLDQYRDAVEEMLHRTTTPYAPWTIVESNCKRYARVKVLETVCDAIRKRLKE from the coding sequence ATGCTCAGGAACATTGATTTGTCGCGAAAGGTCGCGAAACCGGAGTACAAGGCGCTAAAGGCTGAGGCGGACCTGAAACTGGCCGCGCTCCAACGAGAGATCAAAGCGCTGGGCATCCCCGTCATCGTCGTCTTCGAAGGGTGGAGTGCGGCCGGCAAAGGCACGCTTATCAATGAGATGATTCTGCCGCTTGACCCGCGGGGATTTACCGTGCATAGCGCCCGGGGCCCGACGGAGGAGGAGGAGGCGTTTTACCCCTTTTTGTGGCGATTCTGGAAACGGACGCCGACCCGGGGGCGGCTGGCCATTTTCGACCGGAGTTGGAACCGCCGGGTGGTGACCGACCGGGTCGAAGGCAAGGTCAAAGGGAAAGCACTCCGCCAAGCGTTCGAGGACATCCGTTTGTTTGAGCGGCAGCTGACGGATGAGGGGGTGATCATCGTCAAGTGTTTCCTCCACATCTCCAAGGGCGAGCAGAAGCGACGGTTCGACGCCCTGCGTGCGAACGCGACGACGGCCTGGCGGGTGACGAAGGCCGACCTGCGGCAGCACGAATGCTACGGCGGCTACCTGGAAGCAGCCGAGGACATGCTGATTGAGACCGATGCCGACTATGCTCCCTGGACGGTGGTCGAGGCTCATGACCGGCGGTTCGCCACGCTCAAGATTTTCTCGACGGTAATCGATGGACTCGAGCGGGGGATGGCGGCCTGGCTACGTAAGGCCGAGCCGGCGCCGGCGCGGCCCGTGGCCGAGTCATCTTTCACGGCCAAGGCGTTCAAGGCGAGTGCGCTCGACCAGGTGGACCTGTCCCTGTCATTGTCTCCCGACGAGTACGACGCCCGTGTCAAGGACGCCCAGGTGATGCTCCGTGAACTGGAGCATGAAATCTACCGGCGACGAGTCCCCGTCGTTATCGCGTACGAGGGATGGGATGCCGCCGGCAAAGGGGGCAACATCCGCCGGTTGACGCAGAACCTGGATCCGCGGGGATACGAGGTGGTGCCGATCGCCGCCCCGAACGACATCGAGAAAGCTCACCATTACCTGTGGCGTTTCTGGGCGCAGATGCCGAAAGCCGGGCACATCACGATCTTTGACAGGACCTGGTATGGTCGCGTCCTGGTCGAAAGGGTGGAGGGATTCTGCACCGAGGCCCAATGGCGAAGGGCCTACCGCGAGATCAACGGGATGGAACAGCAACTGGTCCATTTCGGCATGGTTTTATTGAAGTTCTGGCTCCACATCGATCCGGACGAGCAGTTGCGCCGGTTCCAGGCACGCCAGCAACTGGAGCACAAGCAGTGGAAGATAACCGACGAGGACTGGCGCAACCGGGAAAAGCTGGATCAGTACCGGGATGCCGTCGAGGAGATGCTGCACCGCACGACCACGCCGTACGCCCCGTGGACGATCGTCGAATCCAATTGCAAGCGGTACGCCCGCGTCAAGGTGCTCGAGACTGTCTGCGACGCGATCCGCAAACGCCTTAAGGAGTGA
- a CDS encoding TlpA family protein disulfide reductase, whose amino-acid sequence MAVLLFPLGLVAEDFSKFKDAGIFWQYIQQLYGTPLGNAASREEALRMLRDKDHAVEEAASAFCRRFPQDPHRWDAKILQVRIAPVLARLDNKEAPDDKDTENLLHLIQEALDASEQARQEATFELIRLHARQAEGSTDQTIVRGLDEEIRNFIGKYPEDQRSDDLNLYRARLIAKMDPPQSENLLKSLTSSSNKNIAAEAKMEIRKAELMRQPLDLSFQAVDGQRVDLQAFRGKVVLVDFWATWCGPCMREVPKVVETYKNLHDRGFEIIGISLDTDVDQMRSVTGSMGMTWHQYCDGQGWQNKLSSAYGINSIPTTWLLDKRGYIRYVGLRGEALSTRIQELQAE is encoded by the coding sequence ATGGCAGTCTTGCTGTTTCCACTCGGTTTGGTTGCCGAGGATTTCTCGAAGTTTAAGGATGCGGGGATATTTTGGCAGTACATTCAACAGCTGTACGGGACGCCCCTGGGTAATGCCGCCTCCCGGGAAGAAGCCCTGAGAATGCTGCGCGACAAGGACCACGCGGTCGAAGAGGCTGCGTCCGCGTTCTGCCGCCGATTTCCTCAAGACCCTCACCGGTGGGATGCAAAAATCCTTCAAGTCCGGATCGCCCCGGTGTTGGCACGCCTCGATAATAAGGAAGCTCCGGACGATAAGGATACGGAAAATCTTCTTCACCTAATACAAGAGGCTCTCGATGCTTCGGAACAAGCCAGGCAAGAGGCGACATTTGAATTGATCAGGCTCCACGCCCGGCAGGCTGAAGGCTCGACCGATCAAACTATCGTTAGGGGACTGGATGAGGAAATCCGGAATTTTATAGGAAAATACCCGGAAGACCAACGCAGCGACGATCTGAATCTGTACCGGGCCCGGCTAATCGCCAAAATGGATCCCCCCCAGTCGGAGAACCTGCTGAAGAGCCTGACCTCAAGTAGCAACAAGAACATTGCTGCCGAGGCAAAAATGGAGATCAGGAAAGCCGAACTCATGCGCCAGCCGCTGGACCTCAGCTTCCAAGCCGTCGACGGCCAAAGGGTTGATCTGCAGGCGTTTCGTGGTAAGGTCGTGCTGGTCGACTTCTGGGCCACTTGGTGCGGCCCGTGCATGCGCGAAGTGCCGAAGGTCGTAGAGACTTACAAAAACCTCCACGATCGTGGATTCGAAATCATTGGTATCTCTCTTGATACGGACGTTGATCAAATGCGGTCGGTTACCGGGTCGATGGGAATGACGTGGCACCAGTACTGCGATGGTCAAGGGTGGCAAAACAAGCTCAGTTCCGCGTATGGAATCAATTCCATCCCGACGACTTGGCTCTTGGATAAACGGGGTTATATTCGTTATGTAGGTCTGAGGGGTGAAGCGCTCTCAACACGCATTCAGGAACTGCAGGCGGAGTGA
- a CDS encoding carbohydrate porin: MEVGDGKLPHYGLENVIETYYNRELFKGINVALDYQLAVNPAFNEDRGPINIFSARLRLTF, from the coding sequence ATTGAGGTCGGAGATGGCAAACTTCCCCATTACGGTCTGGAGAACGTTATCGAGACGTACTACAATCGCGAACTTTTCAAAGGTATCAACGTAGCGCTCGACTATCAGCTGGCAGTTAATCCCGCGTTTAACGAAGACCGGGGTCCCATCAATATCTTTTCCGCGCGGCTACGCCTTACGTTTTAA
- a CDS encoding carbohydrate porin, which translates to MEKLIALSVVMLAPYGVFAGQQINNDLAAPPPSAGYFRSNEISVGVFGSYLDTYGENHQGIGNHALGDGLEANYFHFKYLGMSVDGDAFNEMPGGSFGGTMTGNLILRLPLDDYLPNFHVAPYVFGGAAKFYSERVGLPSSTPGVQRYVERTGILADVGGGIEYRLNPNLGLFADARYNFAANLRNELITTRAGIRYALPSFGQKSTSEETPPKDKIPIIENENSGEHQNWAIHFDAVEVIQGQPGFHSPYEGPQSLYPSDNFRQTSDVDLFFAFRVWPGGEIYFNPEYYQGFGFAEAHGLGAFSNAMAYKTGQYRGDFNIPHLFLRQVWGFGGEQEDLDAGALQLAGKADISRLTLQVGRFAVTDLFDNNQYAHDGRGDFMNWAAVDALVYDYAQDALGYAEGLTLELNQKAWAARWGIFTIARVPDGSATDGHYLRAWQQEAELEGRYALWGHPGKVRLLGYLMSASMGSYKAAMLDYPTEMPDLADTRRYRYSYGIVLNVEQEITKDLGGFLRLGWRDANYETYQFSDATRSLEIGLSLKGTGWHRPNDAVGLAEMLDGIGHAE; encoded by the coding sequence ATGGAAAAGCTCATCGCCTTAAGCGTCGTGATGCTCGCGCCGTATGGAGTGTTCGCTGGTCAGCAAATCAATAACGATCTCGCCGCGCCCCCGCCTTCAGCCGGCTATTTCCGAAGTAACGAAATCAGCGTCGGAGTTTTCGGCAGTTATCTGGACACCTACGGCGAGAACCATCAAGGCATTGGGAATCACGCGTTGGGGGACGGTCTGGAAGCCAATTACTTCCACTTTAAGTATTTGGGCATGTCAGTGGACGGTGATGCGTTTAATGAGATGCCCGGAGGCAGTTTTGGCGGCACGATGACGGGCAACCTGATCTTACGGCTTCCACTGGACGATTATCTACCCAACTTTCATGTCGCTCCCTATGTGTTCGGCGGGGCCGCCAAATTTTATAGTGAACGGGTCGGTCTCCCGAGCTCCACGCCCGGCGTTCAAAGGTACGTTGAGAGAACCGGGATTCTTGCGGATGTCGGGGGAGGCATCGAATACCGTCTGAATCCGAATCTCGGGCTTTTTGCCGATGCGCGCTATAACTTTGCCGCGAACTTGCGAAACGAGCTTATCACGACCCGGGCCGGCATCCGGTACGCGTTGCCCAGTTTCGGGCAGAAATCCACCAGTGAAGAGACGCCACCGAAGGACAAGATACCGATCATTGAGAACGAAAATTCAGGGGAGCATCAAAACTGGGCGATCCACTTTGACGCCGTGGAAGTCATTCAGGGCCAACCCGGGTTTCATTCGCCCTACGAGGGGCCTCAAAGCCTGTATCCGAGCGATAACTTCCGTCAGACTTCCGATGTCGATTTGTTTTTTGCTTTTCGCGTTTGGCCTGGCGGAGAAATCTATTTTAATCCGGAATATTACCAGGGGTTCGGTTTCGCCGAAGCCCATGGGTTAGGCGCCTTTTCGAATGCCATGGCCTATAAGACGGGTCAATACCGCGGCGACTTTAACATTCCCCACCTTTTCTTGCGTCAGGTCTGGGGATTTGGAGGCGAGCAGGAGGACCTGGATGCGGGCGCATTACAGCTTGCCGGGAAGGCGGACATCTCTCGACTGACTTTGCAGGTAGGCAGGTTCGCCGTTACCGACCTGTTTGACAACAATCAGTACGCGCATGACGGGCGGGGAGATTTTATGAATTGGGCCGCTGTGGACGCTTTGGTTTACGACTATGCCCAGGACGCCCTCGGGTACGCAGAGGGCCTGACCTTGGAGCTGAACCAAAAAGCCTGGGCGGCGCGCTGGGGTATCTTTACGATTGCACGCGTGCCAGACGGGAGCGCAACGGACGGTCACTATCTCCGGGCGTGGCAACAGGAAGCAGAACTGGAAGGGCGGTACGCGCTTTGGGGTCACCCGGGGAAAGTGCGTCTCCTGGGCTATCTTATGAGCGCCTCAATGGGCAGCTATAAGGCCGCCATGCTGGACTACCCGACCGAGATGCCGGACCTGGCTGATACTCGACGGTACCGGTATTCCTATGGAATCGTGCTCAACGTCGAACAAGAGATCACCAAGGATCTGGGCGGCTTCCTCCGGCTTGGCTGGCGAGACGCAAATTACGAGACCTACCAATTCTCCGATGCCACGCGAAGCCTGGAAATTGGGCTCTCGCTCAAAGGGACTGGTTGGCACCGTCCAAATGACGCCGTCGGCCTGGCTGAGATGCTGGACGGTATCGGTCACGCGGAATGA
- a CDS encoding protein kinase: MMNPSRPHSTKPGASSEALGIGRTRCCPACGTAYLQKNDGPGCPVCLFRQAFNPAAVPPSGGAAFDEGRFDHYELGVRKDGAFDELGRGAMGITYRARDTILDRAVALKVLDARVASRPEARERFLREARAAARLRHPHVASVFYYGVRKADGQCFYAMELVEGETVEARVRRGGPLLTSEALEVTAQVARALGAAEAQGLVHRDLKPSNLMLVNGPELFVKVIDFGVAKAVAGAGETNLTYGGFVGTPAFASPEQFTGVDVDARADLYSLGATLWEMLTGRPPFRGSRVEVMRQHLQAPLPLARLHGLPEPVVVLLERLLEKDPALRFQSPAQLLQALPGITSAIQPDRSVRRQGLNGVLQTGPGSLTRKQPPSRRGPRRISIARLPVTGKEIFGREEDVSFLDAAWANPQVHIVTIVAWAGVGKSTLVNHWLRRMAAASYRSAELVFGWSFYRQGTCGEASSADEFLDAALNWFGDPDPRLGTAWEKGERLARLITRQPTLLILDGLEPLQNPPGPQEGRLREPALQALIRELAASNRGLCVITTRMAVTDLGGYESGSAPRRDLEHLSGEAGAQLLRALGLKGEEPELRRASEEFGGHCLALTLLGSYLTDAYHGDVRCRDEVSSRLTYDVRQGAHARTVMASYQGWFGEGPELSVLRLIGFFDRPADERVLAALLTPPVIPGVTESLTDLRPAEWRMILARLRRARLLAGEDPYHPGQLDAHPLVREYFGAQLQCQRADAWKEGNRRLYGYYRTLAPQQPETFRDMEPLFLAVACGCRAGFYRDALHEVYLPRIQRGDASFTAKVLGARGALVSVLANFFENGHWGSLAQGSAEGQTLTAEDQLFILMQAGLYLTATRGSAAPEAHCCYERAEALCQGLACPLPLYSALTGQWRFTLCTDKLTVAMQIAQRVHSIAQEQNDAALLIGAYRALACTLYRLGDFKAACRYASRGIELWRSGDAPSSVEEVSAPAVPCFYFEALCKWHLGETASCHASMMAAISLAKELNETFALAEALFFAAVLGYCVRDHARVERLAAELMELSTRQHFAFWLVGARILRGWARTVSDNPAEGIAWIEDGLRDYRATGTRLGLPSWLVIKAEALHLVDRTSEALEALREAEAVAESSEERSWCAELFRFRGVYLAAMGADEMEIQAAFSKAIQMAEEQGSISLLKRAEMSYADYRIARAGKPSRQCREAEHGEKPGRRRGVKG, encoded by the coding sequence ATGATGAACCCGAGCCGGCCGCATTCGACCAAGCCCGGGGCATCTTCGGAAGCCTTAGGGATCGGACGGACCCGCTGCTGCCCAGCGTGCGGCACGGCCTACCTGCAGAAGAATGACGGGCCGGGTTGTCCCGTGTGCCTGTTCCGGCAAGCTTTCAACCCTGCCGCCGTCCCGCCCTCAGGCGGTGCTGCCTTTGACGAAGGTCGCTTTGACCATTACGAGCTTGGTGTACGCAAGGATGGGGCGTTTGATGAACTGGGTCGGGGCGCCATGGGGATTACGTACCGTGCGCGCGATACCATTCTGGATCGCGCCGTAGCTCTCAAGGTGCTCGACGCGCGGGTGGCGTCCCGCCCGGAGGCGCGGGAACGGTTTTTGCGCGAGGCGCGTGCGGCCGCACGGCTCCGGCACCCTCATGTGGCTTCGGTCTTCTATTACGGGGTGCGCAAGGCTGATGGCCAATGTTTCTACGCGATGGAACTCGTCGAGGGCGAGACCGTCGAAGCGCGCGTGCGCCGTGGCGGGCCTTTGCTAACATCGGAAGCTTTGGAGGTAACTGCGCAAGTGGCCCGCGCACTTGGAGCGGCGGAGGCACAGGGGTTGGTGCACCGGGATTTGAAACCCTCCAACCTGATGCTGGTCAACGGACCGGAGCTGTTTGTGAAGGTCATCGATTTCGGGGTGGCCAAGGCGGTGGCCGGTGCAGGTGAGACGAACCTGACCTACGGCGGGTTTGTGGGCACGCCCGCCTTTGCCAGCCCCGAGCAGTTCACGGGCGTCGATGTGGATGCGCGTGCGGATTTGTACTCTTTGGGCGCGACGCTCTGGGAAATGCTGACCGGCCGTCCACCCTTCCGTGGGTCCCGGGTTGAGGTGATGCGCCAGCACCTGCAGGCGCCCCTGCCGCTTGCCCGGCTCCACGGGCTCCCGGAGCCGGTCGTGGTTCTGCTTGAAAGGCTATTGGAGAAGGACCCTGCGTTGCGGTTCCAAAGCCCGGCGCAACTCCTGCAGGCGTTGCCGGGCATCACGAGCGCGATCCAACCGGACCGTTCCGTCCGGCGCCAAGGCTTGAACGGGGTGCTCCAGACCGGCCCGGGCAGCCTCACTCGCAAACAGCCGCCCTCGCGGCGGGGGCCAAGAAGGATTTCCATCGCCAGGTTGCCTGTAACCGGTAAAGAGATTTTTGGGCGCGAGGAGGACGTGTCGTTCCTGGATGCCGCCTGGGCCAACCCCCAGGTCCACATCGTGACGATTGTGGCCTGGGCCGGGGTAGGCAAGTCTACGCTGGTTAACCATTGGCTGCGGCGAATGGCCGCTGCGAGTTACCGTTCGGCTGAGCTTGTGTTCGGCTGGTCGTTCTACCGGCAAGGCACCTGCGGGGAAGCTTCCTCGGCCGATGAGTTTCTAGATGCGGCCCTGAACTGGTTCGGCGATCCGGACCCCCGCCTTGGCACAGCCTGGGAAAAGGGCGAGCGTCTAGCGCGACTCATCACCCGGCAGCCTACCTTATTAATCCTTGACGGTTTGGAGCCGCTCCAGAATCCACCCGGACCCCAGGAAGGGCGCTTGCGCGAGCCCGCTCTCCAGGCGCTGATACGCGAGCTGGCTGCGTCCAACCGGGGCCTTTGTGTCATTACAACCCGGATGGCAGTCACTGACCTGGGCGGCTATGAGTCCGGCTCCGCCCCGCGGCGTGACCTCGAACACCTCTCGGGCGAGGCCGGTGCACAGCTGCTGCGAGCGTTGGGCCTCAAAGGTGAGGAGCCGGAGTTGCGAAGGGCCAGCGAAGAGTTCGGGGGACACTGTCTGGCGCTCACCCTTCTGGGCAGCTACCTGACCGATGCGTATCACGGGGACGTTCGTTGCCGGGATGAAGTCTCAAGCCGTCTGACGTATGACGTACGGCAAGGCGCGCATGCGCGAACGGTCATGGCCTCCTACCAAGGCTGGTTCGGCGAAGGTCCGGAGCTATCCGTGCTGCGCCTGATAGGCTTTTTCGACCGGCCGGCGGATGAAAGAGTGCTTGCGGCCTTGTTGACGCCGCCGGTGATCCCAGGCGTGACGGAATCCCTGACGGATTTACGCCCCGCGGAGTGGCGGATGATTCTGGCCCGGTTAAGAAGGGCAAGGCTGCTGGCGGGCGAAGATCCGTATCATCCGGGACAACTCGATGCGCACCCGCTCGTGCGTGAATACTTCGGAGCGCAGCTTCAGTGCCAGCGAGCGGATGCCTGGAAGGAGGGCAACCGGCGTCTTTATGGGTATTACCGGACGCTGGCGCCGCAACAGCCCGAAACGTTTCGGGACATGGAGCCGCTCTTTCTGGCGGTTGCCTGCGGCTGCCGGGCGGGGTTTTATCGGGATGCGCTGCACGAAGTTTACCTGCCGCGGATTCAGCGGGGTGATGCTTCCTTCACGGCAAAAGTGCTCGGGGCACGCGGTGCATTGGTCTCGGTTTTAGCTAATTTTTTTGAAAACGGCCATTGGGGATCCCTGGCGCAAGGCAGTGCCGAGGGCCAGACCCTCACGGCGGAAGATCAGCTCTTCATCCTTATGCAAGCGGGGCTTTACCTGACGGCAACGCGAGGGTCGGCCGCACCGGAGGCCCACTGCTGCTACGAGCGCGCGGAGGCATTGTGCCAGGGGCTTGCTTGTCCGCTGCCCTTGTATTCTGCACTGACCGGCCAGTGGCGATTTACGCTTTGCACCGACAAGCTAACGGTCGCGATGCAGATCGCCCAACGGGTTCATTCGATTGCACAGGAGCAGAATGACGCTGCGCTGCTGATCGGCGCGTATCGTGCGTTAGCATGCACGCTCTACCGTCTAGGTGATTTCAAGGCTGCGTGCCGATACGCGAGCCGCGGCATTGAGCTTTGGCGTTCGGGAGATGCGCCGTCTTCGGTTGAGGAGGTAAGTGCGCCCGCGGTTCCGTGTTTTTACTTTGAGGCCCTTTGCAAGTGGCATTTAGGTGAGACTGCCTCCTGCCACGCGAGCATGATGGCAGCCATCTCGCTGGCAAAGGAGCTGAATGAGACGTTTGCATTGGCCGAGGCACTGTTTTTTGCAGCGGTCCTTGGGTACTGCGTACGTGACCATGCGCGAGTGGAGCGCCTGGCGGCAGAATTGATGGAGTTGTCGACGCGCCAGCATTTCGCGTTTTGGCTGGTTGGCGCCAGGATTCTCCGGGGCTGGGCGCGGACCGTTTCGGATAATCCAGCAGAAGGTATCGCGTGGATTGAGGACGGCCTGCGGGACTACCGGGCGACCGGCACGAGGTTGGGTCTGCCATCCTGGCTCGTCATAAAGGCGGAAGCTTTGCACCTTGTGGATCGTACCTCGGAAGCCCTGGAGGCGCTCAGGGAGGCGGAAGCAGTGGCCGAAAGCTCGGAAGAACGTTCGTGGTGCGCAGAGTTGTTCCGGTTTCGAGGGGTGTATCTGGCCGCGATGGGTGCCGACGAGATGGAAATCCAGGCCGCGTTCAGCAAGGCCATCCAAATGGCAGAGGAGCAAGGATCAATCTCCCTGCTCAAACGTGCAGAAATGAGCTACGCCGATTACCGGATCGCGAGGGCAGGGAAACCTTCAAGGCAATGCAGGGAAGCCGAACATGGAGAAAAACCGGGGCGGAGGAGAGGCGTGAAGGGCTGA
- a CDS encoding DUF2236 domain-containing protein: MDRGSAIALNPLTMTYFRWTDEFLDPMRRLGDEPADQLVRALFAAQQVDAVNSMMRVLVGNEAIPPGSIPDDLRRFLESVAVLPPWADVAKIQAGQQLFWEHGPAIVLLLHCYSLPYCYAARKGVQALALTGRLNTNPSRRITETAQMLMDVLSPGGLTGPGTGIRTVQKVRLMHAGVRYQLLHSNQWKPDFDHPLNQEDLAGTLMSFTWITLDGLRRLGIHVSEAEAEAYLHCWNAIGHILGIRQELLPADLADAEALTAAFERRQFAACEEGRSMTTALLETMDHILPGNVFDGLSGALTYYFIGDNTANLLGVKPVPFERALLRPLQSANLIADDFLESSGWMQQLVALVSRHLLEGLQFTARGGNRPSFSIPTELRQRWGINWRS, encoded by the coding sequence ATGGATCGCGGATCTGCAATCGCACTCAACCCGCTGACTATGACCTACTTTAGGTGGACCGATGAATTCCTCGATCCCATGCGACGCCTTGGGGACGAGCCCGCAGATCAACTTGTACGGGCACTCTTCGCCGCGCAGCAGGTTGACGCCGTTAATTCAATGATGCGTGTCCTGGTCGGAAACGAAGCCATTCCGCCAGGATCAATTCCTGATGATCTCCGCCGATTTCTGGAATCCGTCGCCGTGTTGCCGCCGTGGGCGGACGTCGCGAAAATCCAGGCGGGGCAGCAGTTGTTCTGGGAGCATGGCCCGGCCATTGTCCTCCTTTTGCATTGCTACTCGCTGCCGTATTGTTATGCCGCCCGAAAAGGGGTCCAGGCCTTGGCGCTGACCGGACGCCTGAATACCAATCCCAGCCGACGCATTACCGAGACCGCCCAAATGTTGATGGATGTACTGTCACCAGGCGGGCTCACCGGTCCCGGTACCGGCATTCGAACCGTCCAGAAGGTTCGACTGATGCACGCGGGCGTGCGTTACCAGCTATTGCATTCGAACCAATGGAAGCCGGATTTCGACCACCCGCTTAATCAGGAAGATCTTGCGGGAACGTTGATGTCGTTTACCTGGATCACCTTGGACGGACTACGGCGGCTGGGGATCCATGTCAGCGAGGCTGAAGCCGAAGCTTACCTCCATTGTTGGAATGCGATTGGGCATATTCTCGGGATTCGGCAAGAGTTGCTCCCGGCTGATTTAGCGGACGCTGAAGCGCTGACGGCAGCCTTCGAAAGGCGGCAATTTGCGGCGTGTGAGGAAGGCCGGTCCATGACCACGGCTTTGCTTGAGACGATGGATCACATTCTTCCGGGAAACGTTTTTGACGGCCTTTCCGGAGCACTTACGTATTATTTTATCGGCGACAATACCGCCAACCTGCTGGGAGTTAAACCGGTTCCGTTCGAGCGTGCGTTACTCCGGCCGCTGCAGTCGGCTAATCTGATCGCGGATGATTTTCTCGAAAGTTCAGGGTGGATGCAACAACTGGTCGCGCTCGTTTCCAGGCACCTCCTCGAGGGGCTCCAATTTACCGCGCGAGGCGGCAACCGGCCAAGCTTCAGCATCCCGACGGAACTTCGGCAGCGCTGGGGCATCAACTGGCGCTCTTGA